The following proteins come from a genomic window of Rutidosis leptorrhynchoides isolate AG116_Rl617_1_P2 chromosome 10, CSIRO_AGI_Rlap_v1, whole genome shotgun sequence:
- the LOC139870580 gene encoding uncharacterized protein, whose protein sequence is MWLLMGERLKTQDKLKPWDMRANPALKCLLCNDCMDSHAHLFFECAYSTNVWNKVLRNTHLSLVSNEWKRCRDLLTPVAGRISARVVVTKLCYSATVYHIWQERNTRVFKGSPKIEPQLYEMIRSIVRLKLMSIRFKPSSFVNQLKADWQYASSRDAIQNLFMGSHVGRDDG, encoded by the exons ATGTGGTTGCTAATGGGCGAGAGACTTAAAACGCAAGATAAGTTAAAGCCATGGGATATGCGGGCTAATCCGGCGTTGAAATGTCTATTGTGTAATGATTGCATGGACTCCCATGCACATCTATTTTTTGAGTGTGCTTACTCAACTAATGTATGGAACAAGGTTTTGAGGAATACTCATTTGTCCCTGGTTAGTAACGAATGGAAGAGATGTAGAGACTTACTTACTCCTGTAGCAGGTCGAATTTCGGCGAGAGTGGTGGTGACGAAGCTATGCTATTCAGCTACGGTGTATCACATCTGGCAGGAAAGGAACACTCGGGTATTCAAGGGTTCGCCTAAAATAGAGCCTCAGTTGTATGAGATGATTCGTTCGATTGTTCGGTTAAAGTTGATGTCGATTCGGTTCAAGCCATCTTCTTTCGTAAATCAGCTCAAAGCCGATTGGCA GTATGCTAGTAGCAG GGACGCAATTCAAAACTTGTTTATGGGTTCTCATGTTGGAAGAGATGACGGTTAA